Proteins encoded by one window of Anguilla rostrata isolate EN2019 chromosome 9, ASM1855537v3, whole genome shotgun sequence:
- the LOC135264135 gene encoding uncharacterized protein LOC135264135 produces the protein MDCNTGMAVALALVSTILAISLCLNAILYSLRRRDARREAVEEYPCPEPEAYHMDSPEVTLDQENPIYGNINPDRTGAGGAGGGGEVFYEHMTTRSREEKPPQQDVSYASLDLVVGQKRRKKHRNKQNPRPGQSRAEHPSQLDFLEVEAEVEAEPGMPCRNSSPMISRNSIYLNSHQVAMESEELERRLEREREGLMDFDNVHDDPTRFFTRANQSQAFDTDSR, from the exons ATGG acTGTAATACAGGTATGGCCGTGGCGCTGGCTTTGGTGTCTACCATCTTGGCGATCTCCTTGTGCCTGAATGCTATTCTTTATTCTCTGAGACGGAGAGATGCTCGAAGAGAAG CCGTTGAAGAGTACCCGTGCCCTGAACCCGAGGCCTACCACATGGACAG tcCTGAGGTCACGTTGGATCAAGAGAACCCCATATATGGCAACATAAACCCAGACAGGACAG gtgctgggggggctggcgggggaggggaggttttCTACGAACACATGACCACACGCTCCAGGGAGGAGAAG cccccacAGCAGGACGTGTCCTACGCCTCCCTGGACCTGGTGGTGGGTCAGAAGCGGAGGAAGAAGCACAGGAACAAGCAGAACCCCAGACCGGGCCAGAGCCGGGCGGAGCACCCGTCCCAGCTGGACTTCCtggaggtggaggcggaggtggaggcggagccCGGCATGCCGTGCCGGAACAGCAGCCCCATGATCTCCCGCAACAGCATCTACCTGAATAGCCACCAGGTGGCGATGGAGagcgaggagctggagaggaggctggagagggagagggagggtctGATGGATTTTGACAACGTGCATGACGACCCCACTCGCTTCTTCACtagggccaatcagagccaggcTTTTGACACTGATAGTAGGTAA
- the si:ch1073-15f19.2 gene encoding nectin-3 isoform X1, producing MASDGSVTAIGLLLFTAFTQGFSVFLSGHFGMLDRSYSINATVGQRVNLPCLQEKHNLSILQIEWKKMEGRAEVKIAICNPTYGPPYLYWTNVSVSVEMSGKALKGSVLELQEVSVWDSGVYVCELTTFPQGTVKAKTSLTVTDAPVSARVVWPNRVVREGDDVTILCTSTPPASSYFLWPSQNKSSILKSEDGRFTLPNVTRDDSNLYICQPSDLSSPHYSATVNVTVHYLDEIECDTPRSVEVTAGQNVTVTCAANASQNSQYTWRKGDVTVSTSGSLHLWPVSREQAGVYVLTVAVNATGLQRQTEFNITVRRDSGDLTPSTAPPTSTATSGNSHGVTRWSTAVSTATEESLASSVPSASSPARTASPSAPQRDVTTGAARLFSTGHAGPLNATLPPFENNGTENASSPGQPTATASYGASVTATTRLSNSSRNVTSDLGVSQTGARGSGRYVVFIVVPILLLLLVILFLYGRNVVQRRTDMPPPFKPPPPPVKYTSIKTQDACVTIQQPCDNRNVGNRK from the exons ATGGCTTCGGACGGGAGCGTTACCGCCATCGGCCTCCTGCTGTTCACCGCCTTCACCCAAG GTTTTTCGGTATTCCTGTCAGGTCATTTTGGGATGTTGGATCGCTCGTATTCGATCAACGCGACCGTGGGCCAGCGGGTCAACCTGCCCTGCCTGCAGGAAAAGCACAACCTCAGCATCCTGCAGATCGAGTGGAAGAAGATGGAGGGACGCGCGGAAGTGAAGATCGCCATCTGCAACCCCACGTACGGACCGCCATACCTCTACTGGACAAACGTCTCCGTGAGTGTGGAGATGTCCGGGAAGGCGCTGAAGGGGTCCGTCCTGGAGCTCCAGGAAGTGAGCGTGTGGGACAGCGGGGTTTACGTTTGCGAGCTCACCACCTTCCCCCAGGGGACGGTCAAAGCTAAGACCAGCCTGACGGTCACAG ATGCGCCGGTCTCTGCCAGGGTGGTGTGGCCAAATCGGGttgtgagagagggggacgATGTGACCATCCTCTGCACCAGTACCCCTCCTGCCAGCTCTTACTTCCTCTGGCCCTCCCAG AATAAATCCTCCATCTTAAAAAGCGAGGATGGAAGATTCACGCTGCCCAACGTGACGAGAGACGACAGCAACCTGTACATCTGTCAGCCCTCTGACCTGTCCTCTCCTCACTACAGCGCCACCGTCAACGTTACAGTCCACT ATCTTGATGAAATTGAATGCGACACCCCCCGCAGTGTTGAGGTTACTGCTGGCCAGAATGTCACAGTTACCTGTGCAGCCAATgcatcccagaattcccagTACACCTGGAGAAAG GGCGACGTGACGGTTTCCACGTCCGGTTCTCTGCATCTCTGGCCAGTGAGCCGCGAGCAGGCCGGGGTGTACGTGTTGACCGTTGCGGTCAACGCCACAGGTCTCCAGCGCCAGACGGAGTTCAACATAACCGTGCGGAGAG ATTCTGGAGACCTCACGCCAAGCacggcccctcccacctccaccgCAACCAGTGGGAACAGCCATGGCGTCACCCGCTGGAGCACTGCCGTATCCACGGCAACGGAAGAAAGCTTGGCCAGCAGCGTCCCTTCCGCATCATCGCCGGCGCGGACCGCTAGCCCCAGCGCGCCGCAGCGCGATGTCACCACCGGCGCTGCTCGTCTCTTCAGCACCGGTCACGCTGGTCCTTTAAACGCTACGCTGCCTCCGTTCGAAAATAACGGCACCGAAAATGCCTCGAGCCCGGGACAGCCCACAGCCACCGCGAGTTACGGAGCCAGCGTTACCGCCACGACCCGCCTTTCAAACAGCAGCCGCAACGTCACCTCCGACCTAGGGGTGAGCCAGACAG GAGCCAGAGGCAGTGGACGGTATGTGGTGTTCATAGTGGTGCCcatcctcctcctgctcttagTGATTCTGTTCCTGTACGGGAGAAACGTGGTCCAGCGCAG GACGGACATGCCGCCCCCCTTcaagccccctcctccccccgtgAAATACACATCCATCAAAACCCAGGACGCCTGCGTCACGATACAGCAGCCCTGCGACAACAGGAATGTTggcaacaggaagtga
- the si:ch1073-15f19.2 gene encoding nectin-3 isoform X2, with product MASDGSVTAIGLLLFTAFTQGHFGMLDRSYSINATVGQRVNLPCLQEKHNLSILQIEWKKMEGRAEVKIAICNPTYGPPYLYWTNVSVSVEMSGKALKGSVLELQEVSVWDSGVYVCELTTFPQGTVKAKTSLTVTDAPVSARVVWPNRVVREGDDVTILCTSTPPASSYFLWPSQNKSSILKSEDGRFTLPNVTRDDSNLYICQPSDLSSPHYSATVNVTVHYLDEIECDTPRSVEVTAGQNVTVTCAANASQNSQYTWRKGDVTVSTSGSLHLWPVSREQAGVYVLTVAVNATGLQRQTEFNITVRRDSGDLTPSTAPPTSTATSGNSHGVTRWSTAVSTATEESLASSVPSASSPARTASPSAPQRDVTTGAARLFSTGHAGPLNATLPPFENNGTENASSPGQPTATASYGASVTATTRLSNSSRNVTSDLGVSQTGARGSGRYVVFIVVPILLLLLVILFLYGRNVVQRRTDMPPPFKPPPPPVKYTSIKTQDACVTIQQPCDNRNVGNRK from the exons ATGGCTTCGGACGGGAGCGTTACCGCCATCGGCCTCCTGCTGTTCACCGCCTTCACCCAAG GTCATTTTGGGATGTTGGATCGCTCGTATTCGATCAACGCGACCGTGGGCCAGCGGGTCAACCTGCCCTGCCTGCAGGAAAAGCACAACCTCAGCATCCTGCAGATCGAGTGGAAGAAGATGGAGGGACGCGCGGAAGTGAAGATCGCCATCTGCAACCCCACGTACGGACCGCCATACCTCTACTGGACAAACGTCTCCGTGAGTGTGGAGATGTCCGGGAAGGCGCTGAAGGGGTCCGTCCTGGAGCTCCAGGAAGTGAGCGTGTGGGACAGCGGGGTTTACGTTTGCGAGCTCACCACCTTCCCCCAGGGGACGGTCAAAGCTAAGACCAGCCTGACGGTCACAG ATGCGCCGGTCTCTGCCAGGGTGGTGTGGCCAAATCGGGttgtgagagagggggacgATGTGACCATCCTCTGCACCAGTACCCCTCCTGCCAGCTCTTACTTCCTCTGGCCCTCCCAG AATAAATCCTCCATCTTAAAAAGCGAGGATGGAAGATTCACGCTGCCCAACGTGACGAGAGACGACAGCAACCTGTACATCTGTCAGCCCTCTGACCTGTCCTCTCCTCACTACAGCGCCACCGTCAACGTTACAGTCCACT ATCTTGATGAAATTGAATGCGACACCCCCCGCAGTGTTGAGGTTACTGCTGGCCAGAATGTCACAGTTACCTGTGCAGCCAATgcatcccagaattcccagTACACCTGGAGAAAG GGCGACGTGACGGTTTCCACGTCCGGTTCTCTGCATCTCTGGCCAGTGAGCCGCGAGCAGGCCGGGGTGTACGTGTTGACCGTTGCGGTCAACGCCACAGGTCTCCAGCGCCAGACGGAGTTCAACATAACCGTGCGGAGAG ATTCTGGAGACCTCACGCCAAGCacggcccctcccacctccaccgCAACCAGTGGGAACAGCCATGGCGTCACCCGCTGGAGCACTGCCGTATCCACGGCAACGGAAGAAAGCTTGGCCAGCAGCGTCCCTTCCGCATCATCGCCGGCGCGGACCGCTAGCCCCAGCGCGCCGCAGCGCGATGTCACCACCGGCGCTGCTCGTCTCTTCAGCACCGGTCACGCTGGTCCTTTAAACGCTACGCTGCCTCCGTTCGAAAATAACGGCACCGAAAATGCCTCGAGCCCGGGACAGCCCACAGCCACCGCGAGTTACGGAGCCAGCGTTACCGCCACGACCCGCCTTTCAAACAGCAGCCGCAACGTCACCTCCGACCTAGGGGTGAGCCAGACAG GAGCCAGAGGCAGTGGACGGTATGTGGTGTTCATAGTGGTGCCcatcctcctcctgctcttagTGATTCTGTTCCTGTACGGGAGAAACGTGGTCCAGCGCAG GACGGACATGCCGCCCCCCTTcaagccccctcctccccccgtgAAATACACATCCATCAAAACCCAGGACGCCTGCGTCACGATACAGCAGCCCTGCGACAACAGGAATGTTggcaacaggaagtga
- the LOC135264137 gene encoding uncharacterized protein LOC135264137, translating to MHNRPAHPRRYSNSKMGTLMKMAAVVLLLPVVLAQGNGVPCLYKAVGDSVTIPLQRKDCGGENSLSWKFNSGEIFRKKKQTVSVGKDLDVTEDGSLKLADLQVSSSGVYIGELHDTDGKRCGQARQNLCVIERVSRPYVTYTCSEDAVTLTCDSAESKVKWTLNGGDIPEGAFKKTLTVPGRPAHDAKYSCTAWNEVSQEKSEDTTVRCEVQLSFVISQNEEVREGEDVSILCASTPPADEYTVWTPRKQSLSLGADGEFRLPKVTKDDAGTYLCQPRWKPPGPYDDAANATLQLRVSSAKDGQALRGGTTPRVTSGSEGTLLLATHMLLVLCLSGPVV from the exons ATGCACAACCGCCCTGCACACCCCCGCAGATACTCAAACTCAAAGATGGGGACTTTGATGAAGATGGCGGCTGTGGTTCTCCTGCTCCCAGTTGTTCTCGCCCAAG GTAACGGGGTCCCCTGCTTGTACAAGGCTGTGGGGGATTCCGTGACGATTCCCCTCCAACGCAAGGACTGTGGTGGAGAGAACAGCTTGTCCTGGAAGTTTAATTCAGGCGAAATTTTCAGGAAGAAAAAGCAAACTGTCTCTGTTGGCAAAGATTTGGATGTGACAGAGGACGGATCTCTAAAGCTTGCGGATCTACAGGTGTCCAGTTCAGGAGTGTACATAGGCGAGCTCCATGACACTGATGGAAAGCGATGCGGACAAGCAAGGCAAAATCTGTGTGTGATCG AGCGCGTGTCCAGGCCTTATGTGACGTACACCTGCAGCGAGGACGCGGTCACTCTCACCTGCGACAGCGCGGAGTCAAAGGTTAAGTGGACTCTCAACGGCGGCGATATACCTGAGGGGGCGTTTAAAAAAACGCTAACGGTTCCCGGAAGACCCGCTCACGACGCTAAGTATTCGTGCACAGCTTGGAACGAGGTCAGCCAAGAGAAAAGCGAGGATACAACAGTTCGGTGTGAAG TCCAGTTGTCCTTTGTGATATCACAAAatgaggaagtgagagagggagaagacgTGTCCATCCTCTGTGCCAGCACCCCACCTGCAGACGAGTACACTGTCTGGACACCCAGA AAGCAGTCCCTCTCGCTGGGCGCGGACGGTGAGTTCAGGTTGCCGAAGGTGACCAAGGACGACGCTGGAACGTACCTGTGCCAGCCGCGGTGGAAGCCACCTGGCCCGTACGACGACGCCGCCAACGCCACCCTCCAGCTGCGTGTTTCCTCCGCGAAAGACGGCCAAGCCTTGCGCGGGGGGACGACCCCACGGGTCACTTCCGGGTCGGAGGGCACTCTCCTCCTGGCCACACACATGCTCTTGGTCCTCTGTCTTTCTGGCCCCGTAGTTTAA